The Stieleria sp. JC731 genome has a segment encoding these proteins:
- a CDS encoding DUF1552 domain-containing protein: MSQVSFDRRAMLRGLGVSMALPWMESRSVWSDDPSQPASTESAPTRMAILFSGCGYHSTEWWAEGQGAEMKLGRVLHPLVDYRDRMVFINGLYNAEALKGNIHSSQTGNLLSGAPLSSGGKIRSGTSVDQVVAQHVGKKTKLPSLVLGCEKSNPSVHKNYSMLYSSHISWSSPTTPTPLEVYPALAFDQLFKDSAEQGDRSVLDAVLEDAKDFRRGISHRDQQKLDEYLHSVREVETRLDRASRLGELQGWRPTSQKPTMPRPADGYPQDIVDHMRLMCDILVLAFQTDTTRVCTLKLNNDHGTLRFPHLGVDYMIHHLLSHSDTEDWLKVNQFFLEQMRYLAQRMDAIEEGDRTLLDNSMLMLCSSMRNGQHDATRLPVVMIGGGGGKIKGGQNLDYANNPNRQMCRLYLSMMNVMGVKREQFGDATQPLAEV; this comes from the coding sequence ATGTCACAGGTCTCCTTTGATCGCCGCGCGATGTTGCGTGGGCTGGGCGTTAGCATGGCATTGCCATGGATGGAATCACGTTCGGTTTGGAGTGACGATCCGTCCCAACCGGCGTCAACAGAAAGTGCACCGACACGAATGGCAATCCTGTTCTCCGGATGCGGCTACCATTCGACCGAATGGTGGGCCGAGGGGCAGGGAGCGGAGATGAAACTCGGACGCGTCCTCCATCCGCTAGTGGACTACCGCGACCGCATGGTGTTCATCAATGGGCTTTATAATGCGGAAGCGTTGAAGGGAAATATCCACAGCTCACAAACGGGAAACCTCCTCTCGGGAGCGCCGCTTTCATCTGGCGGAAAGATTCGCTCGGGGACCAGCGTTGACCAAGTGGTCGCACAGCACGTGGGTAAGAAAACCAAACTCCCAAGTCTGGTTTTAGGATGTGAAAAGTCGAACCCGTCGGTGCATAAAAACTATTCGATGTTGTACAGCTCACACATTTCGTGGAGCAGCCCGACAACGCCGACACCGTTGGAGGTGTACCCAGCGTTGGCATTCGATCAACTGTTCAAAGACTCGGCCGAACAGGGTGACAGAAGCGTGCTTGACGCCGTTTTGGAAGACGCGAAAGACTTTCGCCGCGGAATCAGTCATCGTGACCAGCAAAAGCTTGACGAGTATCTGCATTCGGTACGCGAGGTGGAAACCCGCTTGGATCGCGCAAGTCGACTTGGGGAATTGCAGGGTTGGCGTCCCACATCGCAGAAGCCGACCATGCCAAGACCGGCTGATGGCTATCCGCAAGACATCGTCGATCACATGCGATTGATGTGCGACATCCTCGTGCTTGCCTTTCAAACCGACACCACACGTGTTTGCACGCTGAAACTGAACAACGATCACGGAACATTGCGGTTCCCACATCTGGGGGTGGACTACATGATCCACCACCTGTTGTCGCACAGCGACACGGAGGACTGGTTAAAAGTCAATCAGTTCTTTCTCGAACAGATGCGTTACTTGGCCCAACGCATGGATGCGATCGAAGAAGGTGATCGCACGCTGTTAGACAATTCGATGCTGATGCTTTGTTCAAGCATGCGGAACGGACAGCATGATGCGACTCGTTTGCCGGTCGTCATGATCGGTGGCGGAGGCGGGAAAATTAAGGGTGGCCAGAATCTTGACTATGCCAACAATCCAAATCGGCAGATGTGCCGTCTGTACCTCAGCATGATGAATGTGATGGGTGTCAAGCGAGAACAGTTTGGCGATGCGACGCAACCACTGGCCGAAGTCTAG